One genomic window of Thalassolituus hydrocarboniclasticus includes the following:
- the flgH gene encoding flagellar basal body L-ring protein FlgH, translating to MNTQFLSRTTLMLAMLSLLQACTSVPLEPEVYPDDPDYAPVSAESLQPPPMANGSLFQARYSFGLYTDQQARRVGDIITVIFDEQYQSSKSAQTKSDKTSSNSIVPNSVMGTVPGWKNLGLDSDTSADRKFNGKGEADRSNSLSGQISVSVAEIMPNGILRIRGEKWLTLSEGEEYIRISGLIRPQDITPDNTVSSSKVADARISFGGRGNLNNATKQGWFDRILNSPWWPL from the coding sequence ATGAATACGCAGTTTTTATCCCGTACAACCCTGATGCTGGCGATGCTCTCCCTGTTGCAGGCCTGTACTTCCGTGCCTTTGGAGCCTGAAGTGTACCCCGATGATCCGGATTACGCGCCGGTTTCGGCTGAAAGTCTGCAGCCACCACCAATGGCCAATGGTTCTTTATTTCAGGCGCGCTACAGTTTTGGCCTGTACACCGACCAGCAGGCGCGTCGGGTCGGCGATATTATTACGGTGATTTTTGATGAGCAGTATCAGTCATCAAAATCGGCGCAAACCAAATCGGATAAAACCTCCAGTAACAGCATTGTGCCTAACAGTGTGATGGGTACAGTGCCCGGCTGGAAAAATCTGGGGCTGGATTCTGATACCTCGGCTGACCGTAAATTTAACGGCAAAGGTGAAGCTGACCGCTCTAACAGTCTGAGTGGCCAGATTTCGGTTTCGGTCGCGGAAATTATGCCTAACGGTATTTTACGTATCCGCGGTGAAAAATGGCTGACCCTGAGTGAAGGGGAAGAATATATCCGCATCAGTGGTCTGATCCGGCCGCAGGATATAACGCCAGATAATACCGTTTCATCAAGTAAAGTGGCTGATGCCCGTATTTCCTTTGGTGGTCGTGGCAATCTGAATAATGCGACCAAGCAGGGTTGGTTTGACCGCATTCTTAATTCGCCCTGGTGGCCACTGTAA
- a CDS encoding flagellar basal body P-ring protein FlgI, which translates to MLRFLSCLFVVSVVLTPAVQAERIKDITSISGVRTNQLVGYGLVVGLDGTGDKAPFTTQTFRNMMAEFGITLPAGVDPKLKNVAAVSVTAELPAFAKPGQRVDVTVASLGNAKSLRGGALMFTPLKGADGNIYAVAQGNLVVGGFGAEGNDGSKITVNVPSVGRIPNGASVEQTVPSNFSRGDSLIFNLDQPDFTTARAMVERINNLLGPGTAEALDATSIRVSAPRDTSQRVSYLSIIENLEIETGKERAKVIINSRTGTIVIGQNVMIEPVAVTHGSLVVTITEDFQVAQPNALADGETVVVPQTNINIDNGGDSRMFKFGPGVSLDSIVKAVNEVGAAPGDLMAILEAMKQAGALKAELIVI; encoded by the coding sequence ATGTTACGTTTTCTGAGTTGTCTGTTTGTGGTGTCGGTTGTTCTGACACCGGCCGTACAGGCTGAACGTATTAAAGATATCACCAGTATTTCCGGTGTGCGTACCAACCAGCTGGTGGGTTACGGTCTGGTGGTGGGGCTGGATGGGACCGGTGATAAAGCACCGTTCACCACTCAGACTTTCCGCAACATGATGGCCGAATTCGGCATTACTTTGCCGGCCGGCGTCGATCCGAAATTAAAGAATGTGGCGGCGGTATCGGTTACTGCAGAATTACCGGCCTTTGCCAAGCCCGGACAGCGGGTGGATGTTACCGTTGCTTCATTAGGTAATGCCAAAAGCCTGCGTGGTGGCGCACTGATGTTTACGCCGCTGAAAGGTGCTGACGGTAATATCTATGCGGTTGCTCAGGGGAATCTGGTGGTGGGTGGTTTTGGCGCTGAAGGTAACGATGGTTCAAAAATTACCGTAAATGTACCCAGTGTTGGCCGTATTCCTAACGGTGCTTCTGTGGAGCAAACTGTACCCAGCAATTTTTCCCGTGGCGACAGCCTTATTTTTAACCTCGATCAGCCGGACTTTACTACCGCACGGGCTATGGTTGAACGCATTAATAACTTACTCGGACCAGGCACCGCTGAAGCACTGGATGCAACCTCAATCCGTGTCAGTGCGCCGCGCGATACCAGTCAGCGCGTCAGTTATTTATCCATTATTGAAAATCTGGAAATTGAAACCGGTAAAGAGCGGGCCAAGGTTATTATTAATTCCCGCACCGGTACTATTGTTATCGGCCAGAATGTGATGATTGAGCCGGTGGCGGTTACCCACGGCAGCCTGGTGGTAACCATTACCGAAGATTTTCAGGTTGCTCAGCCCAATGCCCTCGCCGATGGCGAAACCGTGGTGGTGCCGCAGACCAATATTAATATCGACAACGGTGGTGATAGCCGTATGTTTAAATTTGGTCCCGGTGTATCCCTCGACAGTATTGTGAAAGCCGTGAATGAAGTAGGGGCTGCGCCCGGTGATTTAATGGCTATTCTTGAAGCAATGAAGCAGGCCGGTGCGTTAAAGGCTGAATTGATTGTTATCTGA
- the flgG gene encoding flagellar basal-body rod protein FlgG: MLNALWVSKTGLEAQDLALTTVSNNLANVSTTGFKKDRAVFEDLLYQIQRQPGANSSADSRLPSGLQLGTGVRTAGTQKIFTTGSLQLTDQPLDMAINGRGFFQIAMPDGTIGYTRDGTFHINNEGVVVNVNGYPLEPQITIPEQTNQLTVSKDGIVQATLFGDPTPQELGQIETVDFINPAGLQAVGGNVFYETAASGAPQVGVPNEEGFGTVEQGALENSNVEVVEELVKMITVQRSYEMNSKVVSAADQMLQFLTQNV, translated from the coding sequence ATGTTAAATGCACTTTGGGTAAGTAAAACCGGACTGGAAGCACAGGACCTGGCACTGACCACGGTATCTAACAACCTGGCCAACGTATCCACCACCGGCTTTAAAAAAGACCGCGCGGTATTTGAGGATCTGCTCTACCAGATTCAGCGTCAGCCCGGCGCCAATTCCTCGGCCGACAGCCGTTTGCCTTCAGGCCTGCAGCTGGGTACCGGTGTACGTACCGCCGGTACGCAAAAGATTTTCACCACCGGCTCCCTGCAGCTGACTGATCAGCCGCTGGATATGGCGATTAACGGTCGTGGTTTTTTCCAGATCGCGATGCCGGACGGCACCATTGGTTATACCCGTGACGGTACCTTTCATATCAACAATGAAGGGGTGGTGGTGAACGTGAACGGTTATCCGCTGGAACCGCAGATCACCATTCCGGAGCAGACCAACCAGCTCACGGTCAGTAAAGACGGTATCGTGCAGGCCACCCTGTTTGGTGATCCGACGCCGCAGGAGCTGGGCCAGATTGAAACCGTCGATTTTATTAATCCGGCGGGCCTGCAGGCGGTGGGCGGTAATGTGTTTTACGAAACCGCCGCCAGTGGCGCGCCGCAGGTAGGCGTACCGAATGAAGAAGGCTTTGGTACGGTAGAGCAGGGAGCACTGGAAAACTCTAACGTTGAAGTGGTGGAAGAGCTGGTAAAAATGATTACCGTGCAGCGTTCCTACGAAATGAATTCGAAGGTCGTATCCGCCGCCGATCAGATGCTGCAGTTCCTGACGCAGAACGTGTAA
- the flgK gene encoding flagellar hook-associated protein FlgK, which produces MASILEIGISGLRASQTALTITGHNITNAGTEGYSRQVIGQSAVSPQNKGGVWVGSGVNVDTVNRVYDQFLTEQLWRDTSTFNGFDTLALNAEQIDSLLADSGTGVQPGLERMFSALQAVVDDPSSLPGRAVLVSESNGLVDRFTSISDRLYAQNEIINGQMEVMVGQITTIAEGIAELNEQIQFATASANGIEPSDLLDARDKLVKDLSELVKVNVVEQDDSVWNVFIGNGQALVIGNDYNEVFTDAGGSDPSRSDLYFRKGDVIQNVTDEIVGGQLGGTLEFRNEVLDPVLNGLGRLALVINQTFNEQHKLGIDYDGKMGENFFTDINTPEKTYNRVLGDSQNARPNDRLLSVHIKDAGALTISEYQVEFPGPDDYTYRIKRLDDDKIVSSGALTGSFPDSVEVDGFEIRFEDGSFQAGDDFRIMPTRNESSKIKVNITRPEQVAVASPIVTDSAIGNRGNAAISQGGVYDINTPYFSREGELTPPLLIRFTSPTTYDVLDNTDPGKPIPLFPPLMNQTYVPGISNSILPADEGKTAFTSFGGYLPVNTTYQAPPPAANILPQNGFFPERIVISHTDPVSGKVTTQPTLITKANASAREIAEQLSKREGIEALARTTVELSDFSGDANPFQPMTFSLNGIVLTDTLGPNQTKYDASYPQEVPDPVTPDFIADRINSNRDLQDLGIVARSDGSKVVITALNGDDVNLEISGDNGDGFSVSNGQDIILRETGEAPFTPLTEYDGYDFSEGGPYTYEFDVPGQGTFNIELTDTYATGVEVVDAIRTQLENAGFTFSGNLDVDIDERGTISFQPRLPMNATGVHGSSKISMGGQIKVIADPGYSLDIEPPGNNLFAENPVGEPVHFGFDVEISGLAQSGDEFTVGFNTDGTSDSRNGVALAALQNEDTVAGNTSYSESYSRLVEEIGSVTSRAQINRDSSEVLLRNSEGAVTSLSGVNLDEEAAALIKYELAYNASAQVIQVARSIFDTLISTFR; this is translated from the coding sequence ATGGCTAGTATTCTTGAAATTGGTATTTCCGGTCTGCGCGCCAGTCAGACGGCATTGACCATCACCGGCCATAATATTACCAATGCCGGCACAGAGGGCTACAGCCGCCAGGTGATCGGCCAGAGTGCCGTCAGTCCGCAGAATAAAGGCGGTGTCTGGGTCGGTTCAGGCGTTAATGTCGATACGGTTAACCGTGTTTATGATCAGTTTCTGACTGAGCAACTCTGGCGTGATACCTCGACCTTTAATGGCTTTGATACGCTGGCTTTAAACGCAGAACAGATCGACAGCTTACTTGCAGATTCCGGCACCGGTGTGCAGCCGGGGCTGGAGCGTATGTTTTCTGCCCTGCAGGCCGTGGTGGATGATCCGTCGTCGTTGCCGGGGCGTGCGGTTCTGGTATCGGAGAGTAATGGTCTGGTTGATCGTTTTACTTCTATCAGTGATCGTCTGTACGCGCAGAACGAAATTATTAATGGTCAGATGGAAGTGATGGTCGGGCAGATTACTACCATCGCCGAAGGCATTGCAGAGCTGAATGAGCAGATTCAGTTTGCCACCGCATCGGCCAATGGTATCGAACCCAGCGATTTACTGGATGCCCGTGACAAACTGGTTAAGGATCTGTCCGAGCTGGTTAAGGTCAACGTAGTTGAGCAGGACGATTCGGTCTGGAACGTCTTTATCGGTAATGGTCAGGCGCTGGTTATTGGTAATGATTACAACGAAGTATTTACCGATGCCGGTGGTTCTGATCCGTCACGTTCAGATCTGTATTTCCGCAAAGGTGATGTTATTCAGAATGTCACTGACGAGATTGTTGGTGGTCAGCTGGGCGGAACACTCGAATTCCGTAATGAAGTTCTGGATCCGGTACTGAATGGTCTCGGTCGTCTGGCTCTGGTGATTAATCAGACCTTTAATGAACAGCATAAGCTGGGCATCGATTACGACGGTAAAATGGGTGAAAACTTTTTTACCGATATAAATACGCCGGAAAAAACCTATAACCGCGTGTTGGGTGATAGTCAGAATGCCCGGCCCAATGATCGTCTGCTCAGTGTGCATATTAAAGATGCCGGAGCGTTAACCATCAGTGAATATCAGGTGGAATTTCCCGGCCCTGATGATTACACCTACCGCATTAAACGCCTGGATGACGATAAAATCGTCAGCAGCGGAGCACTGACGGGCAGTTTTCCGGATTCTGTAGAAGTCGATGGTTTTGAAATCCGTTTTGAAGACGGCAGCTTTCAGGCTGGCGATGATTTCCGCATTATGCCGACCCGTAACGAATCCAGCAAAATTAAGGTTAATATTACCCGCCCTGAACAGGTTGCGGTTGCGTCCCCTATCGTGACCGACTCGGCTATTGGTAATCGTGGTAATGCAGCCATTTCTCAGGGCGGAGTGTATGACATTAATACTCCGTATTTTTCCCGTGAAGGTGAGCTGACACCGCCACTGCTGATCCGGTTTACCTCACCGACAACTTACGATGTGCTGGATAACACCGACCCGGGTAAACCGATTCCGCTGTTCCCGCCATTAATGAATCAGACTTACGTACCGGGTATCAGCAACTCAATTCTGCCCGCCGATGAAGGCAAAACAGCCTTTACCAGCTTTGGTGGTTACCTGCCGGTTAATACAACCTATCAGGCGCCACCACCGGCGGCTAATATATTGCCTCAGAATGGCTTTTTCCCGGAGCGTATTGTTATAAGTCATACCGATCCGGTCAGTGGCAAAGTAACAACACAACCCACGCTGATTACCAAAGCGAATGCTTCTGCCAGAGAAATTGCCGAGCAATTAAGTAAGCGCGAGGGGATTGAAGCTCTGGCGCGGACAACGGTTGAGCTGAGTGATTTCAGCGGTGATGCGAATCCTTTTCAGCCGATGACGTTCAGTCTGAACGGAATTGTTCTGACCGATACCCTTGGCCCGAATCAGACCAAGTACGATGCCAGTTACCCGCAAGAAGTACCCGACCCGGTAACACCAGATTTTATTGCCGACCGTATTAACAGTAACCGTGATCTGCAGGACCTGGGTATTGTCGCGCGCAGTGATGGCAGCAAAGTGGTTATAACGGCACTGAATGGTGATGACGTCAATCTGGAGATATCCGGAGATAACGGCGATGGTTTCAGCGTCAGTAACGGCCAGGACATTATCTTGCGTGAAACCGGCGAAGCGCCATTTACGCCACTGACTGAGTACGATGGCTATGACTTCAGTGAGGGTGGTCCTTACACCTACGAATTTGATGTTCCGGGACAGGGCACCTTTAACATTGAACTGACAGACACCTATGCAACGGGTGTTGAAGTCGTCGATGCCATCCGTACCCAGCTGGAAAATGCCGGTTTTACCTTCTCCGGCAATCTGGATGTGGATATTGATGAGCGCGGCACCATCAGCTTTCAGCCGCGCCTGCCGATGAATGCTACCGGTGTTCATGGCTCATCGAAAATATCCATGGGTGGACAGATCAAAGTGATTGCCGATCCCGGTTACAGTCTGGATATCGAGCCGCCGGGTAATAATTTGTTCGCCGAGAATCCGGTGGGCGAACCAGTGCATTTTGGTTTCGATGTTGAAATCAGTGGTCTGGCACAAAGTGGTGACGAATTTACCGTTGGATTTAATACCGACGGAACTTCAGACAGCCGTAATGGTGTGGCTCTGGCTGCACTGCAGAATGAAGACACGGTGGCCGGAAATACCAGCTATTCGGAATCCTATTCCCGCTTGGTGGAAGAAATTGGTTCAGTTACCAGTCGAGCGCAGATTAACCGCGATTCCAGTGAAGTACTGTTACGGAATTCTGAGGGGGCAGTAACCAGTCTGTCCGGCGTGAACCTCGATGAAGAGGCCGCAGCCCTGATTAAGTACGAACTGGCTTATAACGCCAGTGCGCAGGTAATTCAGGTAGCACGCAGTATTTTTGATACCTTGATTTCGACTTTCCGCTAA
- the flgJ gene encoding flagellar assembly peptidoglycan hydrolase FlgJ: MIQTQPQSAHIYTDLNAIQDIRTLGKDDKNAALMEVAKQFESMFLNMMMSSMRDANKVFEEDSMFNSPETDFYRKMYDDQMALSLSGQQGMGLSQVIYRQLMTNYGDNKNDAQQLDQGKLFDRRARSPLSMVAPSHVTALNATMDAVDAELHQLRPRAQSAVTGSSDSVAAAASGSGNKGQQFATPAEFVAALYPLAEKVGAELGVEPKAIVAQAALETGWGKYMISDDQGRNSFNFFGIKADSRWQGERVDVITHEYRDGLAVKERAPFRSYSSMEEGVRDYANFLQGAERYQQAIGQNLGAGHYGYALQQAGYATDPQYGAKIQRISQSSTLNSALEQLRADAALSGGRNDG, from the coding sequence ATGATCCAGACACAACCACAGAGCGCCCATATTTATACCGACCTGAATGCTATTCAGGATATCCGTACACTGGGTAAAGACGATAAAAACGCCGCGCTGATGGAAGTTGCCAAGCAGTTTGAATCGATGTTTCTGAACATGATGATGTCGTCTATGCGTGACGCCAATAAAGTGTTCGAAGAAGACTCGATGTTCAATTCTCCGGAAACCGATTTCTACCGCAAAATGTATGATGATCAGATGGCGCTGTCGCTCTCCGGCCAGCAGGGCATGGGGCTTTCGCAGGTTATCTATCGTCAGCTGATGACCAATTACGGTGACAACAAAAATGACGCCCAGCAGCTGGATCAGGGTAAGTTATTTGATCGTCGCGCCCGCTCTCCGTTATCGATGGTTGCTCCTTCTCATGTTACGGCGCTCAACGCAACGATGGATGCCGTTGATGCTGAATTGCATCAGCTTCGCCCTCGGGCTCAGTCTGCGGTTACCGGCAGTTCAGATTCAGTTGCTGCGGCAGCCAGCGGCAGCGGTAATAAAGGGCAACAGTTTGCCACTCCGGCAGAGTTCGTTGCCGCTCTTTATCCGCTGGCCGAAAAAGTCGGCGCTGAACTGGGTGTTGAGCCAAAAGCCATCGTTGCTCAGGCCGCACTGGAAACCGGTTGGGGAAAATACATGATCAGTGATGATCAGGGTCGTAACAGTTTTAATTTCTTTGGTATTAAAGCGGACAGCCGCTGGCAGGGTGAGCGTGTGGATGTGATTACCCATGAATACCGCGACGGCCTGGCCGTAAAAGAGCGGGCACCATTTCGTTCTTATTCGTCGATGGAAGAAGGCGTTCGTGATTATGCCAACTTCCTGCAGGGTGCTGAACGTTATCAGCAGGCTATCGGTCAGAACCTGGGCGCCGGGCATTATGGCTATGCCCTGCAGCAGGCCGGTTATGCCACCGATCCACAATACGGAGCGAAAATTCAGCGTATATCACAAAGCAGCACACTGAATTCCGCTCTCGAACAACTGCGTGCCGACGCAGCACTGAGCGGAGGCCGCAACGATGGCTAG
- the flgF gene encoding flagellar basal-body rod protein FlgF, whose protein sequence is MDRALYIAMSGAKQNTLGQAAHANNLANASTTGFRSDYTQSRAMGVFGDHFPTRAYAMTERPASDFRQGPLVETGNRMDVTIEGDGWFAVQGPDGQEAYTRAGDLSVDADGRLVNGSGLQLIGDGGPVVLPEFQSIEVSRAGIVTIQPLGENPAAVAEPVQLKLVRPDLQALEKGEDGLFRFRDPATPPAVADPNITLVNGFVEGSNVNAVTELTSLIALNRQYEMQVKLMKRVDENTAATTQLLANQ, encoded by the coding sequence ATGGACCGCGCTTTATACATTGCCATGTCAGGTGCCAAGCAAAATACGCTGGGGCAGGCCGCACACGCCAACAACCTGGCCAATGCCAGTACCACAGGCTTCCGCTCGGACTACACCCAGAGCCGGGCGATGGGGGTTTTCGGCGATCACTTTCCAACCCGTGCCTATGCCATGACCGAACGTCCGGCCAGTGATTTCCGTCAGGGTCCGCTGGTCGAAACCGGCAACCGCATGGACGTGACTATTGAAGGTGATGGCTGGTTTGCTGTGCAGGGACCGGATGGCCAGGAGGCTTATACCCGTGCCGGCGATCTGAGCGTTGATGCCGATGGCCGTCTGGTAAATGGCAGCGGTCTGCAGCTGATTGGCGATGGCGGGCCTGTGGTGCTGCCAGAGTTTCAGAGTATTGAAGTCAGTCGCGCCGGTATCGTGACGATTCAGCCCTTGGGGGAAAACCCGGCGGCGGTCGCTGAACCGGTGCAGCTTAAGCTGGTGCGTCCGGATCTGCAGGCGCTGGAAAAAGGCGAAGATGGCCTGTTCCGTTTCCGTGATCCGGCCACACCGCCAGCAGTCGCCGACCCGAATATCACTCTGGTGAATGGTTTTGTTGAAGGCAGCAATGTTAATGCGGTCACAGAGCTGACCAGCCTGATCGCCCTTAACCGGCAGTACGAAATGCAGGTAAAACTGATGAAACGGGTGGATGAAAATACCGCCGCCACTACACAACTTCTGGCTAACCAGTAA